Genomic window (Sediminispirochaeta smaragdinae DSM 11293):
TTTACTTGATCATTGACAATTTTTATATTTAGTTGCTATGCTAACTAATATATGAATGAAAACACAACAGAAATCGACGATCTGAATTTCTACACCTTGCTCGCTGTACTTCAAAGCGGCATGTGGCTGCAAGCCGACTTCGAACGGTTTCTCGAACCCTACGGACTATCCCATAGCCGATTCTCAATCCTGCTTTGGATCAAACATGCTCAGGAAGGAGAACCGATGGGCCATGAACTAGCCCATCGTCTCGGGGTGGCAAAATCGACAGTATCCAGGTTGGTGGAAAAACTCCTTGCCGATGATCTTATCAGATGTGAACAGGATCCTGATGACGCAAGGAAAAAACACTATTCGCTCACTCCGCAGGCATCGGAGCTCCTTACGTCGATCATCCCCCGGTATCTATGCAGAATGCGCGATATGGCAAAAGAGCTCAACGAAGGCGAAAAGGTGAATCTCATAGGATTGTTATCTAAAATAGATTTCCTGGATTCAGATAAAAGGATCATCAGGGGGACAGTGAAAACCATCGCCGACAAAGCTGAGGAAATCAAAGGCCTCTGCGAACGGGGCAGAAGTCGGGACATCGACCGGGTCCTCGACTTTCTGAACGACAAGGTCGATATTCCGACCACAAAAATCGTCGATTATTATCTGGGAACCGTGATGAATCCCGAAGGCATTCGTCAAATCGAACATTATCTTTTTCACGGAAATCAGGTCCAAAGAAACTACTGCACACTCTATTTTTCGAGACGGAACGAATGGGAAATCGTCAACAAAGCCTTCAAAATGGGATTGATCGACCAAATTCAGGCATACTCCCGATAGATTCCTGTAATCCCATGCTTTGACAGAGGTATATGAGGATTCTTCATTTGGGCGTTGCCCTCGCTTCCAGCTCGGGCCAGTCGACTTCGGGGTACGCTCTTCGCTCCCGTCCTCGGCTTCCCGCCTCGGACCGCCTCCGGCGCCCTCCGTCTCCTTAACGCATCCTTAAAGGCTCCCCACAATTGCCCAAACCACCCTTCCCGTAGTAGTATTACCATATGCCGAACGAGCACGATACACGCTACAAGTTCCTCTTCTCACACCCCATCTTCGTTCAGCGCCTCATGGAGGCCTTTGTCAAAGAACGTTTCGTTCGCAAACTCGACTTCGACTCCCTTGAACGGGTCGACAAAAGCTTTATTACCGAAGACTTCAAAACCAGGGAATCCGATATCATCTGGAAGATCAATTACACCGACAAACCCCTTTACCTCTTCCTTCTCATCGAGTTCCAGTCCTCCGTCGACCACTCCATGCCTCTTAGGTTCCTTCGCTACATCACCGAGTTCTACCAAAGCTTCCATCAGACTACCGACTCAGGACTCTTTCCTGCCGTCTTTCCCATCCTCATCTACAACGGTGACAGAAGGTGGACCGCTCCGCTTAACAGCCGGGACCTCATCGAACAGTCCATCCCGGAAAAGTACATCCCCTCTTTCCAGTACTACCCGGTTATCGAGAACCAGATCCCAAAACAGAGCCTGGCGAAGATCAAAAACGCCCTTTCCGCGGTCTTCTATGCCGAAAACTCCTCTCCCGAAGAGCTTGAGGCCGAGATCGATATCTTCCTTTCCATCATTACCGAAGAGAAACTTGAAGCGGTCCAGCTGTTGGTTCAATGGCTGAACAACTTCTTTGCGTCTGTCGAGGAGCAGCAAAAACAGCCGGTTTTATCCCGGATCAACGACATTGTGGAGGTAAAATCCATGTTACTTACCAAAATGAAAGAGCATGACCAAATGATGCTCGAGCAGGGTATCGAACAGGGTATCGAGCGGGGCGAAAAGCAGCGTGCCGTCATCACCGCCAAAAAGATGCTGGCAAAAGGATACTCCATTCAGGAAATATCCGAGCTTACCGGCCTCAGGCAGCAGGAGATCGAAGCATTACGGGATTGAAAAGAATGGCTTTTCCATCAAAGGAAGCATGACGGATTTTGGATCCGCCAGAAACGGCAAGAGGAATAAAATTCGAAGAGCAGACTCCACCTATCAGTGGGAAAAGGAGTACACCACTGATAGGTATGAATCTACAATCTCTATATTTTAGATAAGAGAAAATCAATCGCAACAAAGGTTATTGCACGTTATTCCCCTAAAAGCATGAACTATCTGTTATCAAGTTCTGCAATTTGTGCTTTGCTGAGACTATGGCTTCCAGGTAAATCCCGGGTTATATACGTGATCATCGCGGACTTTTCCAACAATTCAAGGCAGTCAAAAGCATCCAACATGGTCTTACCTACTGCTATAGCACCATGATTTTCCATTAATAATACCTTATGAGTTTTTATATCATGTGCTACAGCCTCAGCAAGCCCTTTCGTTCCCATCATTTTATAGGGAACATTCACGATTTCACCTATGACACAATATGCTTCAGCAGTGAGCTTTGTGTCTATACTATTGGGTTGCACCGTTGAATATGCGCTTGCATATGTGGGGTGTGCATGGACAACTGCCTTCATATCGGGTCGAGCCTGCAACACCATACGATGCATTTCAGTCTCAATGCTCAAAGGCAAATGGGGAGTCAGATTTGTTCCATCAAATTTGACTACTGCAATCAAATCGGGAGTAAGATTTCCTTTATCCAAACTTGATGGGGTAATGCAAAATTTTTCATCATCAATTCGCAAACTAATATTTCCACCACTTGCCGTAGTCAGTTGCCGGTCATATAAGCGATTCATATAATCGGCAACTATTTTTCGTTCGTTCTGAAATTCAAAAGGGTCCATGATATTTTCTCTCTCCTTGCCTACAAAGGCATGTAGTAAAAACGTAATGTCGTTTTTCTTCATTTGCTAATCATTCATTTAACATTAGACGATTTTTGTTCCAATCCTCATAGTATTGCTGTATACCCTTACGGACCTTTGGCTGGTATGTTATACAGGAGTCCTCTGTAGATCGACTACTAGCAAAATACTCATTGCAAACATCAGCACATCCGATTATCGAGGCCTGTGAATAATCCCCTAACAAGATGATATCTTTCTCCGTTAAATCAGCAAGAAACTGGCACAAAGTTGGTGATCGAAAGCCTCCTCCACAACAACGTATATAGTCCCTTTCAAAGGGAATCATATTGCACAAAGATAAATACTGATTATAAATCGCACAAGCAGTATCACTTAGCAGCCCCCATGCAAGATCTGTAATGTCACAATCAGCACTAAAAGGCGATTTCATTACAAATCCTCCCATCTTTAAACTTTTCTGGCGGGAAAAAAGTAAAGAAGTGAAAGAAGCGGTACAAGGGAAACCTGTTTTCTCTGCATACTTCTTCTCCAATTCCTCGTAACTATAATCCGAGAGAAAGTGTTCCTTGAATCGTTGATAATTCAATCCTGTAACACCCGGATTTGTTTCAACTAAATAATTCTTCCCTCCTATATTACAATCGACCCAACATCGCTCGTCTGGATCGTAATATTGCTCCTCATGTATTCTTACCACAGGGGAAGTAGTACCAGAAATAATAACGATATCCCCATCTGTACATTGGCTGCTCTTTGCAGCCAATTGTGTGTCGGCCCCACCAATAATGAAAACCACATCGGGACCCAATGAAAAACGCTGCAATTGAGAATGCTTGATACTTCCCAGTTTTGAACCTGAAAGCTGTATCTCGGGAAGTATTCGTGGATCTATCCCATATGCTTTACATATACGTTCTGACCACTGCATATCAATGATATCAAAAAGCTGAGTTTCACAGGCCTGTGACGGTTCAATAAAAATTTCCCCGCAGAAAATCTCACCAATCCATTCGCTCAGACTCGTAATCTTTGAAATCTTAGAAAAATCCTGTGGGTATTTTTTCTTGAAACCCATCAGCTTAGCTGCAATGAAATCTTCAGTTACCCACTTACCGGTACGCTTGTAAATCTCTTGCTTTCCTCCAATTTCGTCCATCCACTGCCGGCCGCGGTTGTCTATGTTTGGTAATCCCATACATGCCACGTGGGCGGCATCATACAAGACAACACTTTGCCGAGCCCCTGAAGCGGTTATTGCGTCGATTTTGATATCGGAGAATTCACGCAATAATTCTTCAGCCATCCATAGAAGCCTCGTTTCCCATTCTTGGGGGAGAAAGTATTGTGCATCGGGGTAGTTTTCATCTCTGTAATAGTGATTTTCTATTACCCTCGATCCAATGATTTTTCCTTGCGAAGAAACTATGGCTATTTTCGAATTACCTGTTCCCATATCAAATACGAGATAATATGCATCCATGATGCTCACCTACTCTTCAAAACGTGTTTATTATAAACAACACTCTCAAGGTTTCTTCCTTCCAGCCATTGGATCACATTATTCGTAATAATATCGGACTGATGGCTTGTAACTTCATAGGATGCTCCGCAAATATGCGGGGTAAGCAACACATTTGGGTAGGACAAAATTTCAAGGTCCTCAGGCTTTGGAGGTTCGGTATCCAAAACATCAAGGATCGCACCAGAAATCTGTTTCTCTTTCAAAGCCTCACATAGAGATTCGTAATCAACTACCGCGCTTCGGGCAGAATTCACAAACAAAGAATCAGGTTTCATCAAAGAGAAGAGTTTCTTGTTGATCATACCGCGAGTACTATCCAAAACAGGGAGATGGATGGATACAATATCGTTCTCAGAAAAAATCTCTTCGACTGAGCATTTTCTATAGGAACTCGATACAGCTTCCACATAGGGATCATAAAAGGATATCTCACAACCAAAAGCTTCAAAGAGATGCGCGGTTGCCTTTCCTACCGCACCAAACCCAACAAAGCCAATGTTCTTACCTTGCAGCTCATGGCCCATCCACAGATAGTAGGGAGTGGTACCTTCCACCCATTTCATCTCTTTCACCCATTGGGTGGCAGGGATGATATTCCGATACAATGTCAGCACCAAACCGACAACCATCTCTGCAACTGCCTGACAATTACGTGCAGGAGTACATAGTACAGGGATACCGGCGGCTGTACAGGCATCAACATCGATGTTGGCAGGATTAGCTCTGCAATCACCGATAGCCTGAAGATTATGGTAATTGTCCAGAACCTTCTTTGTGATACGATCCAACTCCGTAATTAACACATCGGGTTCATATTTCTTCAAGGATTCCAACATGGCATCCTCGTAATATCGTTCTCCTGTTTCTGTCCAAGGGAGGTAGACTACCTCACTAAAATAGTTCTCCAACTCTTCAATACGATTTGGTGTCATTGGGGCACGTACTAATAATTTCATGATTATCCTATTCTTCCTGACTATTCTTTTCAGAATCAGCGAAATATCGTTTTAGGTCTTGTGGTAGATACACGCCTAAATCAGTTACCACTCCGCTACATAGCTCCGGTGGGGTGATATCGAAAGCCGGATAGAATCCTTCGACTCCATCCATGGTAAGCTTCACATCCAAGGCTTTAAGCACGAGCTCAGGATCCCTCTCTTCTATTCTTACATCACGTATGTCAGGATGATCGGGATCTGGGGTGCCGGTGACATAATAGGGAATACCATAGTAATGGGCAGCCAAGGCAATCTGAAAGGTACCAACTTTATTGATTATATGACCATCCACGGTAATGACATCTGAAGCGGAGGTAAAGAGATCGACATTCTTTGCTTTCAATGTATAACCTGGCATGTTATCGGTTATCACAGTGACAGGGAATCCCATATCGCACGCCACACTTGCAGTAAGTCGCGACCCCTGGAAATAAGGGCGGGTTTCTGCACAGATGACCTTGATCGGGTTGTTCAGGCGCTTACACGCACGTAGTATTGTTCCAACCACCGTATCTCCAAAACATTGGGTCATGATCGTTCCGTTTTTGGGAATCAACTTGGCCAGATTTTCTCCGACAAGCGTATATTTCTTATAGTTATTGTTCACAAAGTTGAATGCATATTGGAACAGCGCTTCTACAAGAGCTTCCCCTCGGGTCCCTTCCCGAAGGCTCTGCCGAACAATATCCACAGCTCCCCCAACAATCCTTTTCATTTGTTCAACGGTCGTCGGCCGGGCATGGGACAAGGTATAGGCAGCATCCTCCATATATGTAAGGACATCAACATCTTTCCTATCGGCAATCTCATGGGCAGCAAGTGCCATCCCCATCGCTGCTGCAAGATACGGCCCGGCACTTTGCGTTACCATATCTTTAATAGCTTGGGCAACTTCCTGAACACTCTTGCACGTTACAAATTCTGTACGAATAGGGTAAATCCTTCTGTCAAGGATCCTAACTTCTCCATTTTTATACCAAGCAATATTTTCATATCGTAAGAGGAAGGCTAAACCTTCGTCCGCTCTTTCCATTTCTTCCAATACTCCTCTAGTAGGTTTTCAACATGACAACGACAAGCCTTACGCTCCTGTTGCGTTTAAGCATTCAAAGCATTTTCTCAATAGGCTTCCATCACATCCTCGAAAATTTCAACAAGCTCGGATCCTGTCGCTAAAGCTGCTCTTCTCATGATTAATTGAATTCCAGTTGCAATGAGCGCCCGCTCCATAGGAATTTTCAACACGGGATCTGTAACATCATTAAGTTCCTGGACCTTTGCATCACCAACCACACGCCGTATCATTTCGGTTCCCGCATATCCGAATGAGTCGGACCATATATTTGCTAAGTAGTGCTCTTTAAACTTTGCGTTATATAAGGGGAAAGAAACAATCTCATCAAATTTCTTCTCCAGTTTGGCTTTTGTCAAAGCTACAATCTCAGTAATTGCGGTTTTCGCCCAATGAATAAATTCTGTGTTTTCCGGGTGGACATATGCTTTATGTGCCCAAGCAAAAAACATGTTACCGATGACATTACCGATGTCATATCCAATAGGCCCGTAGTATGCAAATTCAGGGTCTATCACTTTCAGCCCCTCTTCATTAACGAAGATAGAACCCGAATGTAAATCACCATGGACCAAAGCTTGGGCATGATTCATAAATTCATCTCGAAGGATACCGACTTCGCTTTTCAGGTCCTCATTTTGGTAGAGATGTTTTTCAACAAATTCCTCATTTCCGGCAGTAATGATATTTCGCTTTTTGTAATCGTAATACGGTTCGGTAAGAACCAGATCTTCAGTGATATCACAAAGCTCAGCATTTGTGAATTTTTTAACTCGTTCCTTCTTTGTTGCACGATCAAGGACCAAATCAGTGGATGGAAGCAAGGTATCGGCCATGAACGTGGAAATATCCTCAGCAAGTTTAGGAAAAATCTTCCCCTGCACCATCTCTTTCCTGAGATTCTTATATGCAGAAATATCTTCCATATATAATGCACACATTACTTCATCATAATAGTAGATTTTTGGAACCATTGAGGGAGCACATGCTCCCTCAATGGATAATACATCGGCTTCAATCTTGTTATGATTCAAGTTCAGGGGTCTTCCTGAAGAACGAACAAATTTATCTGCTTGCTTCACAACTATAGATCGTCCCGTATCCTCATCGGTGACAACAAATACATAATTGATATTTCCATCACCAATTTCACGACAGCTAAGTCTTGCACCTGGTTCGAAATAATGAACCAAATCAATGGTACAAGCCATCACATCCTCTGCTTTCATCAAAAAGTGCTTTGCATAATCCTTGTTCATTTTTTATTTATTACCAATGAGGCTTTTCTCAGTAAACTTATTTGGCCAACCAATACCAATGAAAATGAGACCGAAGACGATCATCATCAGGCAATACCACACGTACGGGATAATTGTAACCGGTGAAATTTTAGCCATTGCTCCTGCAACCAACAACTGGCCTGCATATGGCGAGAGACCGTTAAATGCCGAAGAGAAAAGGTCAAGGATACTCGCTGCACGACGACGGTCGATTCCCATCTCATCAGAAATGTCGCGAGCAATCGGACCAGCTGAAATGATGGAGATGGTATTATTTGTAGTGGCAATGTCCAGCAGGCTTACCAAAGAAGCAATAGCCAGCTCACCACCACGTCTTGTCTTTGTCTTTCTGGTAAGAGCATGTAACAACCAATCGATACCACCAAGGTATTTCATCAAGGCAACCAAACCGCCTACCAATACAGCAATCAAAGCCATATCTTCCATCCACGTCATACCGGTATGCACGACCTTCAGTGATTCCAGTAAGGTGAAATCGCCATGAAAAAGGCCGATTACAACACCACCAAGAATACCAACCAGCATGACCTGCATTACATTCATCCCCATAAGGGAGAGAAGAATAATGAGAATATAGGGAATAATATTGACGAAATTATATGCATATACGGTTCCAGCCGCAGGCGCATCGATTTTGACAAAGGCTAAAACCAGCACATTTATGATGACTGCCGGCAAT
Coding sequences:
- a CDS encoding MarR family winged helix-turn-helix transcriptional regulator; the protein is MNENTTEIDDLNFYTLLAVLQSGMWLQADFERFLEPYGLSHSRFSILLWIKHAQEGEPMGHELAHRLGVAKSTVSRLVEKLLADDLIRCEQDPDDARKKHYSLTPQASELLTSIIPRYLCRMRDMAKELNEGEKVNLIGLLSKIDFLDSDKRIIRGTVKTIADKAEEIKGLCERGRSRDIDRVLDFLNDKVDIPTTKIVDYYLGTVMNPEGIRQIEHYLFHGNQVQRNYCTLYFSRRNEWEIVNKAFKMGLIDQIQAYSR
- a CDS encoding Rpn family recombination-promoting nuclease/putative transposase, with translation MPNEHDTRYKFLFSHPIFVQRLMEAFVKERFVRKLDFDSLERVDKSFITEDFKTRESDIIWKINYTDKPLYLFLLIEFQSSVDHSMPLRFLRYITEFYQSFHQTTDSGLFPAVFPILIYNGDRRWTAPLNSRDLIEQSIPEKYIPSFQYYPVIENQIPKQSLAKIKNALSAVFYAENSSPEELEAEIDIFLSIITEEKLEAVQLLVQWLNNFFASVEEQQKQPVLSRINDIVEVKSMLLTKMKEHDQMMLEQGIEQGIERGEKQRAVITAKKMLAKGYSIQEISELTGLRQQEIEALRD
- a CDS encoding class II aldolase/adducin family protein, whose translation is MKKNDITFLLHAFVGKERENIMDPFEFQNERKIVADYMNRLYDRQLTTASGGNISLRIDDEKFCITPSSLDKGNLTPDLIAVVKFDGTNLTPHLPLSIETEMHRMVLQARPDMKAVVHAHPTYASAYSTVQPNSIDTKLTAEAYCVIGEIVNVPYKMMGTKGLAEAVAHDIKTHKVLLMENHGAIAVGKTMLDAFDCLELLEKSAMITYITRDLPGSHSLSKAQIAELDNR
- a CDS encoding FGGY-family carbohydrate kinase; this encodes MDAYYLVFDMGTGNSKIAIVSSQGKIIGSRVIENHYYRDENYPDAQYFLPQEWETRLLWMAEELLREFSDIKIDAITASGARQSVVLYDAAHVACMGLPNIDNRGRQWMDEIGGKQEIYKRTGKWVTEDFIAAKLMGFKKKYPQDFSKISKITSLSEWIGEIFCGEIFIEPSQACETQLFDIIDMQWSERICKAYGIDPRILPEIQLSGSKLGSIKHSQLQRFSLGPDVVFIIGGADTQLAAKSSQCTDGDIVIISGTTSPVVRIHEEQYYDPDERCWVDCNIGGKNYLVETNPGVTGLNYQRFKEHFLSDYSYEELEKKYAEKTGFPCTASFTSLLFSRQKSLKMGGFVMKSPFSADCDITDLAWGLLSDTACAIYNQYLSLCNMIPFERDYIRCCGGGFRSPTLCQFLADLTEKDIILLGDYSQASIIGCADVCNEYFASSRSTEDSCITYQPKVRKGIQQYYEDWNKNRLMLNE
- a CDS encoding 2-hydroxyacid dehydrogenase produces the protein MKLLVRAPMTPNRIEELENYFSEVVYLPWTETGERYYEDAMLESLKKYEPDVLITELDRITKKVLDNYHNLQAIGDCRANPANIDVDACTAAGIPVLCTPARNCQAVAEMVVGLVLTLYRNIIPATQWVKEMKWVEGTTPYYLWMGHELQGKNIGFVGFGAVGKATAHLFEAFGCEISFYDPYVEAVSSSYRKCSVEEIFSENDIVSIHLPVLDSTRGMINKKLFSLMKPDSLFVNSARSAVVDYESLCEALKEKQISGAILDVLDTEPPKPEDLEILSYPNVLLTPHICGASYEVTSHQSDIITNNVIQWLEGRNLESVVYNKHVLKSR
- a CDS encoding S-methyl-5-thioribose-1-phosphate isomerase, translating into MERADEGLAFLLRYENIAWYKNGEVRILDRRIYPIRTEFVTCKSVQEVAQAIKDMVTQSAGPYLAAAMGMALAAHEIADRKDVDVLTYMEDAAYTLSHARPTTVEQMKRIVGGAVDIVRQSLREGTRGEALVEALFQYAFNFVNNNYKKYTLVGENLAKLIPKNGTIMTQCFGDTVVGTILRACKRLNNPIKVICAETRPYFQGSRLTASVACDMGFPVTVITDNMPGYTLKAKNVDLFTSASDVITVDGHIINKVGTFQIALAAHYYGIPYYVTGTPDPDHPDIRDVRIEERDPELVLKALDVKLTMDGVEGFYPAFDITPPELCSGVVTDLGVYLPQDLKRYFADSEKNSQEE
- the mtnK gene encoding S-methyl-5-thioribose kinase, whose translation is MNKDYAKHFLMKAEDVMACTIDLVHYFEPGARLSCREIGDGNINYVFVVTDEDTGRSIVVKQADKFVRSSGRPLNLNHNKIEADVLSIEGACAPSMVPKIYYYDEVMCALYMEDISAYKNLRKEMVQGKIFPKLAEDISTFMADTLLPSTDLVLDRATKKERVKKFTNAELCDITEDLVLTEPYYDYKKRNIITAGNEEFVEKHLYQNEDLKSEVGILRDEFMNHAQALVHGDLHSGSIFVNEEGLKVIDPEFAYYGPIGYDIGNVIGNMFFAWAHKAYVHPENTEFIHWAKTAITEIVALTKAKLEKKFDEIVSFPLYNAKFKEHYLANIWSDSFGYAGTEMIRRVVGDAKVQELNDVTDPVLKIPMERALIATGIQLIMRRAALATGSELVEIFEDVMEAY
- a CDS encoding Na+/H+ antiporter NhaC family protein — protein: MLKEDAGKGKGGFIGLLPLIIFLVLYVTVGIGSGSFDNIPLAIGISIACIVAFILPKKGDKETTFGDKVTIFCKGGGENTLILMVIIYLLAGAFYGVANSMHAVDSMVNFGLSILPGRMILPGLFLIACLVSFSMGTSMGTVSALIPIGIALSSKIGVNVALVCGLIVGGAMFGDNLSFISDTTIAATRMLEVEMKDKFKANILMVLPAVIINVLVLAFVKIDAPAAGTVYAYNFVNIIPYILIILLSLMGMNVMQVMLVGILGGVVIGLFHGDFTLLESLKVVHTGMTWMEDMALIAVLVGGLVALMKYLGGIDWLLHALTRKTKTRRGGELAIASLVSLLDIATTNNTISIISAGPIARDISDEMGIDRRRAASILDLFSSAFNGLSPYAGQLLVAGAMAKISPVTIIPYVWYCLMMIVFGLIFIGIGWPNKFTEKSLIGNK